A single Parabacteroides timonensis DNA region contains:
- a CDS encoding phospholipase, translating into MWYIIIGVIVLGVLAAVAGYFRNKKLQKMLERGEISEIPEAREIPEECCGQHETCERDSLLAAVSKKIEYYDDEELDRFRGLEGDEYDEEAVNEFREVLYTLQDIEVAGWLRSLQLRAVNLPDALKDEAFLIVGERRIH; encoded by the coding sequence GTGCTGGGCGTTCTTGCTGCCGTTGCCGGTTATTTCAGAAATAAGAAACTGCAGAAGATGCTGGAACGCGGGGAGATCAGCGAGATCCCCGAAGCCCGCGAAATACCTGAAGAGTGTTGCGGGCAGCATGAAACCTGCGAACGCGATAGCTTGCTTGCTGCCGTAAGTAAAAAAATAGAATATTACGACGATGAGGAACTGGATCGTTTCCGGGGATTGGAAGGTGACGAATACGATGAAGAAGCCGTCAACGAATTCCGTGAAGTGCTCTATACCTTGCAGGATATCGAGGTGGCCGGATGGCTTCGCAGTCTCCAGCTTCGTGCTGTGAACCTGCCGGATGCCCTGAAGGATGAAGCATTCCTGATCGTTGGTGAGCGAAGAATACATTAA